A stretch of the Puniceicoccaceae bacterium genome encodes the following:
- a CDS encoding NAD-dependent epimerase/dehydratase family protein encodes MKILVTGGTGFTGKALVKRLLDDGHDVVAMDYKEGLKTDEIRKWGAKVIIGSVVDREVVDQALQGVEFVMHLAAAFRELNVPQSYYRDVNVGGTEVMLEASLRHGVRKFVYCSTCGVHGNIANPPGGEDAPIQPADYYQQTKYEAEPLVHAYQEKGLKTVILRPAAIYGPGDPERFFMIFKRVAKGSFPMFGKGKTLYHPLYIDNLVDAFVNCLGDGIGEGGTYLIADEEYIEIRDLVKRVGRSMGVDMKIRYYPILPLMLAGYFFEFVCRPFKVTPPIFPRRVDWYRQNRAFDISSAKRELGYDPKVGLDEGLRRTAEWYKAENYL; translated from the coding sequence ATGAAGATACTTGTTACCGGAGGAACAGGATTTACTGGAAAAGCCCTGGTCAAACGATTGCTTGATGACGGCCACGATGTTGTCGCAATGGACTACAAAGAGGGTTTAAAAACGGATGAAATCCGCAAGTGGGGTGCCAAGGTCATCATCGGGAGTGTCGTGGATCGAGAAGTGGTTGATCAGGCATTGCAGGGAGTGGAATTTGTGATGCACCTTGCGGCTGCATTTCGGGAACTCAATGTGCCTCAGTCCTATTATCGTGATGTCAATGTGGGAGGAACTGAGGTGATGCTCGAGGCGTCCTTGCGCCACGGCGTTCGAAAGTTTGTGTACTGCAGTACCTGTGGGGTGCATGGGAATATTGCAAACCCACCGGGAGGGGAAGATGCGCCGATCCAACCTGCCGATTATTACCAGCAGACCAAATACGAAGCCGAGCCGTTGGTGCATGCGTATCAGGAGAAGGGTCTGAAGACCGTGATTTTGCGTCCTGCTGCGATTTATGGTCCGGGCGATCCTGAACGCTTCTTCATGATTTTCAAGCGAGTTGCAAAGGGCAGTTTTCCGATGTTCGGGAAGGGCAAGACCTTGTATCACCCGCTCTACATCGACAATCTTGTTGATGCGTTTGTCAATTGTCTGGGAGATGGTATCGGTGAGGGTGGAACCTATCTGATCGCGGATGAAGAATACATTGAGATCCGTGACCTGGTTAAGCGAGTGGGAAGATCGATGGGAGTTGACATGAAGATTCGTTACTACCCGATCCTTCCGTTGATGTTGGCGGGATATTTTTTCGAGTTTGTCTGCCGTCCCTTTAAGGTGACCCCACCGATTTTCCCACGGCGGGTCGACTGGTACCGGCAGAACCGGGCGTTTGACATCTCGAGTGCAAAGCGGGAGCTGGGTTATGACCCCAAGGTGGGTTTGGATGAAGGACTCAGGCGAACGGCCGAATGGTATAAGGCGGAGAATTACCTTTGA